Proteins from one Actinobacillus delphinicola genomic window:
- a CDS encoding N-acetylmuramoyl-L-alanine amidase — protein MRNLIRLFLLCIMLPSSVWAADVWTIAIDPGHGGKDPGAIGRRLHIYEKNVTFSVAQQLKALLDKDPRFKPVLTRTGDYFIPVPERSEIARKAKANYLVSIHADSTRNPHAKGASVWVLSTRRANSEMGRWLEDHEKRSELLGGAGAVLASHNEKYLNKTVLDLQFRHSQRVGYQLGQIVLRNFKKITPLSRNTPQHASLGVLRSPDIPSILVETGFVSNPQEERQLNSLAYRKKLAFMIYESLAQYYNQQMAIKERFERQNRINSSLVDSGKRHRVKRRETLSSIAREYNVSVQALQEFNHLKRPNIWVGQLLKIPAKAPVNKTSPSQSQSVKKELVDPFSVLNMQKEKTLPDIYIVKRGDTLMSISRKYGVPLSKLEKLNPYSRHGKVFIGQRLHLQ, from the coding sequence ATGCGTAACCTTATTCGCTTATTTTTACTCTGTATTATGCTGCCTAGCTCTGTCTGGGCAGCTGATGTTTGGACGATTGCAATCGATCCAGGTCATGGTGGTAAAGATCCTGGGGCAATTGGACGACGCTTACATATTTATGAAAAAAATGTCACTTTTTCAGTGGCACAACAGTTAAAAGCGTTATTAGATAAAGATCCTCGCTTTAAACCCGTTTTAACACGTACCGGCGATTATTTTATTCCTGTCCCAGAACGTTCTGAAATTGCTCGTAAAGCAAAAGCAAACTATCTCGTATCTATCCATGCGGATAGTACCCGTAACCCCCACGCAAAAGGCGCTTCCGTTTGGGTGCTTTCAACACGCCGTGCCAATAGTGAAATGGGGCGTTGGCTGGAAGATCATGAAAAACGTTCAGAACTCTTAGGGGGTGCAGGTGCTGTTTTAGCATCACATAATGAAAAATATTTAAATAAAACGGTACTAGATTTACAATTCCGCCACAGCCAACGTGTTGGTTATCAACTAGGGCAAATTGTTTTAAGAAACTTTAAAAAAATTACTCCACTTAGCCGTAACACACCACAACATGCAAGCCTTGGTGTATTACGTTCTCCAGATATTCCTTCAATTCTCGTTGAAACAGGATTTGTGTCTAACCCACAAGAAGAACGCCAACTTAATTCTTTAGCCTATCGGAAAAAGCTTGCTTTCATGATTTATGAAAGTCTTGCACAATATTACAACCAACAAATGGCAATAAAAGAAAGATTTGAGCGTCAAAACCGTATCAATAGTTCGCTAGTTGATAGCGGAAAACGTCACCGTGTAAAACGGAGAGAAACCTTATCGTCTATTGCTCGTGAATACAATGTCTCGGTGCAAGCATTACAAGAATTTAATCATCTAAAACGTCCAAATATTTGGGTAGGACAATTACTTAAAATTCCAGCGAAAGCACCTGTAAATAAAACATCGCCATCACAGTCACAATCCGTGAAAAAAGAACTGGTCGATCCTTTTTCTGTTTTGAATATGCAAAAAGAAAAAACACTACCGGATATTTATATTGTTAAACGTGGCGATACCTTGATGTCAATTTCACGTAAATATGGTGTACCGTTAAGTAAACTTGAAAAACTAAATCCTTATAGTCGTCATGGCAAGGTATTTATTGGTCAACGTTTACATCTACAATAG
- the tsaE gene encoding tRNA (adenosine(37)-N6)-threonylcarbamoyltransferase complex ATPase subunit type 1 TsaE: protein MENIYLPSEVQLRQWGEKLMHAILNTPRTQGVVIYLNGDLGAGKTCLSRAMIQSLGFQGRVKSPTYTLVEEYDLPEIFIYHFDLYRLADPEELAFMGIRDYFNANTLCLIEWSSQGQGFLPPADLVIDLQYVDDARSLAIRANTPMGNNILNQLR from the coding sequence ATGGAAAATATTTATTTACCAAGTGAGGTTCAACTTCGTCAATGGGGTGAAAAACTCATGCATGCAATTTTGAATACCCCTCGCACTCAGGGCGTTGTCATTTATCTAAATGGTGATCTTGGGGCTGGGAAGACGTGTCTTAGTCGTGCCATGATTCAAAGTTTGGGCTTTCAAGGTCGTGTAAAAAGTCCAACTTATACGCTTGTTGAAGAATACGATCTTCCAGAAATATTTATTTATCATTTTGACCTATATCGATTAGCCGATCCTGAGGAACTCGCATTCATGGGTATTCGGGATTATTTTAATGCTAATACACTCTGCTTAATCGAATGGTCTTCTCAAGGTCAAGGCTTTTTACCACCTGCGGATTTGGTAATTGATCTTCAATATGTCGATGATGCACGTTCCCTAGCTATACGTGCAAATACCCCTATGGGAAATAATATTTTAAATCAATTGAGATGA
- the mutL gene encoding DNA mismatch repair endonuclease MutL, whose amino-acid sequence MSIKLLSPQLANQIAAGEVVERPASVVKELVENSLDAGASQIFIDIENGGARLIKVRDNGFGIPKAELALALARHATSKIHTLDDLENILSLGFRGEALASISAVSRLTLTSRPEAQSEAWQVHTEGPNMDAIIEPAAHPIGTSIEVANLFFNTPARRKFLRTEKTEFGHIDEVIRRIALAKPRIGIQLTHNGKILRQYKIAQDERQILKRLASICGENFVKKALQLDWQHGPLHIHGWISQIPLKNNSEIQYSYINGRMVKDKVILHAIRQAYAPFMQGEQQPEFVLFLDIDPTEVDVNVHPTKHEVRFHQARLIHDFIYQAISDAFNQQPSLVEATKLAQPQIQDMESSQNEIHEQKGVWQTATHPHTPPLFVEKSTNRQAAGKNIFTDVQNNHFEKKSLSSTKLENTLYNELVKEVKPKTSVINETKSKNTDVIASSTITTASISTLQADGLLKALTLISGALLLQWQETCYLLSLRKLQQLDIQLQLSKAKVETTPLLIPITLRLDNKQHQCWELQKTFFNQIGFVVIPQQAQRISITHVPKSLRQQNLQQLILKLLSHSFENFNDFIQALCQQITLSPITQFCDGVRILSDVEQHLTQDKSSLTSLLIPIDLQPYLEHL is encoded by the coding sequence ATGTCAATAAAATTATTAAGCCCGCAACTTGCTAACCAAATAGCAGCTGGCGAAGTAGTAGAACGTCCTGCGTCGGTAGTAAAAGAACTGGTAGAAAACAGTTTAGATGCGGGTGCTAGCCAAATTTTTATTGATATTGAAAATGGTGGAGCAAGATTAATCAAAGTGCGTGATAATGGTTTTGGTATTCCTAAGGCAGAATTAGCCCTTGCACTTGCCCGCCATGCTACGAGTAAAATCCATACCTTAGATGATCTAGAAAATATTTTAAGCCTCGGTTTTCGTGGTGAAGCGTTAGCCAGTATAAGTGCCGTTTCTCGTCTTACCCTCACCTCTCGTCCAGAGGCACAATCAGAAGCGTGGCAAGTTCATACCGAAGGTCCGAATATGGATGCGATTATTGAGCCTGCCGCCCATCCTATCGGCACCTCTATAGAAGTTGCTAACCTCTTTTTTAATACGCCCGCACGCCGTAAATTTTTACGTACTGAAAAAACAGAATTTGGGCATATTGATGAAGTGATTCGCCGTATTGCACTTGCTAAACCCCGTATTGGTATTCAGTTGACTCATAATGGGAAGATTTTGCGCCAATACAAAATAGCCCAAGATGAAAGACAAATTTTAAAGCGTCTCGCCTCAATTTGCGGTGAAAATTTTGTCAAAAAAGCGTTGCAATTAGATTGGCAACATGGTCCTCTACATATTCACGGTTGGATTAGCCAAATTCCATTAAAAAATAATAGTGAAATTCAATATAGCTATATCAATGGGCGTATGGTTAAAGATAAAGTCATTCTACATGCCATTCGTCAAGCGTACGCACCCTTTATGCAAGGCGAACAACAACCAGAATTTGTTTTATTTCTGGATATTGATCCTACTGAAGTGGATGTAAACGTCCATCCAACCAAGCATGAAGTACGCTTTCATCAAGCTCGTTTAATCCATGATTTCATTTATCAAGCCATTTCTGATGCCTTTAATCAGCAACCATCGCTTGTGGAAGCAACTAAACTTGCTCAACCCCAAATACAAGATATGGAAAGTAGTCAAAATGAAATTCATGAGCAAAAAGGAGTATGGCAAACCGCCACTCATCCTCACACTCCTCCGCTTTTTGTAGAAAAATCGACGAATCGCCAAGCTGCAGGTAAAAATATTTTTACCGATGTGCAAAATAATCATTTTGAGAAAAAATCACTTTCTTCAACAAAACTTGAAAATACGCTTTATAATGAATTAGTCAAAGAGGTAAAACCAAAAACCTCTGTTATTAACGAGACAAAGAGTAAGAATACGGACGTAATAGCGTCATCTACCATAACTACCGCTAGTATTTCTACTTTACAGGCTGACGGATTATTAAAAGCACTTACGCTTATTTCTGGTGCATTATTATTACAATGGCAAGAAACCTGTTATTTACTATCACTCCGTAAATTACAACAACTTGATATCCAATTACAATTGTCAAAAGCGAAGGTAGAAACAACTCCATTATTGATTCCAATTACTTTGCGTCTGGATAATAAACAACATCAATGTTGGGAGTTACAAAAAACCTTCTTTAATCAAATTGGTTTTGTCGTTATCCCTCAACAAGCACAGCGTATTAGCATTACACATGTGCCTAAAAGTTTACGCCAACAAAACTTACAACAACTCATATTAAAACTTCTCTCCCATTCTTTTGAGAATTTTAATGATTTTATTCAAGCACTCTGTCAACAAATAACGTTATCTCCAATTACGCAATTTTGTGATGGTGTCAGAATTTTAAGTGATGTGGAACAGCATTTAACGCAAGATAAATCATCTCTTACGTCCTTGCTTATTCCCATTGATTTACAACCTTATTTGGAACATTTATGA
- the tyrS gene encoding tyrosine--tRNA ligase: MTDIETVLVELKRGVDQIYSENDLIEKLKEKRPLRVKLGADPTAPDIHLGHTVVLNKLRQFQNFGHDVYFLIGDFTATVGDPSGKNATRPPLSREDVLKNAETYKEQIFKILDPAKTHVVFNSQWLNELGTVGMIRLASNYTVARMLERDDFKKRFANNQSIAIHEFIYPLLQGQDSVALEADVELGGTDQTFNLLMGRELQKAAGQKPQVAMTLPLLVGLDGEKKMSKSLGNYIGVDEAPNDMFGKVMSISDELMWDWYNLLSFRPLTEIAQFKEEVANGRNPRDVKILLAKEIIARFHDEAAADAAEQDFINRFQKGAIPDEMPELTLSHELPLANVLKEANLVASTSDANRMIKQGAVKIDGEKVSDEQAKQPLAKGTAVYQVGKRKFARITLN; the protein is encoded by the coding sequence ATGACCGATATTGAAACTGTTCTCGTTGAACTTAAACGTGGCGTTGATCAAATTTACTCTGAAAATGATTTAATTGAAAAACTAAAAGAAAAGCGCCCACTCCGTGTAAAATTAGGTGCAGATCCAACAGCACCTGATATTCATTTAGGCCATACCGTTGTACTTAATAAACTTCGCCAATTCCAAAACTTTGGTCATGATGTTTATTTCCTTATCGGCGATTTCACTGCAACTGTTGGTGATCCATCTGGTAAAAATGCAACTCGTCCGCCACTTTCTCGTGAAGACGTATTAAAAAATGCGGAAACTTATAAGGAACAAATTTTCAAAATTTTAGATCCTGCTAAAACTCACGTTGTATTCAATTCACAATGGTTAAATGAATTAGGTACAGTAGGCATGATCCGTCTTGCGTCTAACTACACTGTTGCTCGTATGCTAGAACGTGACGACTTCAAAAAACGTTTTGCAAACAACCAATCTATCGCAATTCATGAGTTCATTTACCCACTTCTACAAGGTCAAGACTCCGTTGCATTAGAAGCAGATGTAGAACTTGGTGGTACCGATCAAACCTTTAACCTATTAATGGGGCGTGAATTACAAAAAGCTGCTGGTCAAAAACCACAGGTTGCTATGACACTTCCGCTTCTTGTTGGTTTAGACGGCGAGAAAAAAATGTCTAAGTCATTAGGTAACTATATTGGCGTGGATGAAGCACCAAATGATATGTTTGGCAAAGTGATGTCAATTTCTGATGAATTAATGTGGGATTGGTACAACCTACTCTCTTTCCGCCCATTAACTGAAATTGCTCAATTTAAAGAAGAAGTAGCGAATGGTCGCAACCCTCGTGATGTAAAAATTCTTCTAGCCAAAGAAATTATTGCCCGTTTCCACGATGAAGCTGCAGCAGACGCAGCAGAACAAGACTTCATTAATCGTTTCCAAAAAGGTGCAATTCCTGATGAAATGCCTGAATTAACATTATCTCATGAACTCCCGCTTGCAAACGTATTAAAAGAAGCAAACCTTGTTGCTTCAACTTCTGATGCAAATCGCATGATTAAACAAGGTGCAGTAAAAATTGATGGTGAAAAAGTTTCTGATGAACAAGCAAAACAACCTTTAGCAAAAGGAACTGCGGTTTATCAAGTTGGTAAACGTAAATTTGCACGTATCACCTTAAACTAA
- the hfq gene encoding RNA chaperone Hfq, with protein MAKGQSLQDPYLNSLRRERIPVSIYLVNGIKLQGQIESFDQFVILLKNTVNQMVYKHAISTVVPARAVSHHSTTATGHASTEEQETTISAE; from the coding sequence ATGGCAAAAGGGCAATCACTACAAGATCCTTATTTAAATTCATTACGTCGTGAACGTATTCCTGTATCAATTTATTTAGTTAACGGTATTAAATTACAAGGTCAAATCGAATCTTTCGATCAATTTGTAATTTTATTAAAAAATACTGTTAATCAAATGGTTTATAAACACGCAATTTCAACCGTTGTACCAGCTCGTGCTGTATCTCATCATAGTACGACTGCTACGGGGCATGCTTCAACAGAGGAACAGGAAACAACCATTTCTGCTGAATAA
- the degS gene encoding outer membrane-stress sensor serine endopeptidase DegS, with product MWKRIVQSIILGLVAAALVIALSPQDKLAIKNLFAPQPMSFNQAVRIASPAVVNVYSQSFEGNLQDPQSQITNLGSGVIMSPNGYILTNKHVIANAQQIIVALQSGRIFTARLVGSDSLTDLAVLKIHSTTKLPTIPQNPSRPLQVGDVVLAIGNPYNLGQSVSQGIVSALGRNVIGDYAGRQDLIQTDASINRGNSGGALINSLGELIAINTLSIGKNTQDLAEGLNFAIPIQLATRIMRDIIKDGRVIRGYLGVQSNILFNNGTGKESEGVLVTAIAPQSPAAVADIMPNDVILKYGKTDITSPAQLMRLVIDTRPNTTVNIQIRRLGKVLDLPVMIGELNTDNG from the coding sequence ATGTGGAAAAGAATTGTACAATCTATCATCTTAGGACTCGTTGCTGCAGCTCTCGTAATCGCCTTATCCCCACAAGATAAATTAGCCATTAAAAATCTATTCGCACCGCAACCCATGTCGTTTAACCAAGCGGTGCGCATTGCATCACCAGCAGTGGTAAATGTTTATAGCCAATCTTTTGAGGGAAACTTACAAGATCCCCAAAGCCAAATTACCAACCTTGGTTCTGGTGTCATCATGTCGCCAAATGGTTACATTTTAACGAATAAGCATGTTATTGCGAATGCACAACAAATTATTGTGGCATTGCAATCTGGACGTATTTTTACTGCTCGACTCGTGGGATCAGATTCTCTCACCGACTTAGCCGTATTAAAAATCCATTCAACAACAAAATTGCCTACTATTCCACAAAATCCAAGCCGTCCTTTACAAGTCGGAGATGTTGTTTTAGCCATTGGTAACCCTTATAACTTAGGGCAAAGTGTATCACAGGGTATTGTGAGTGCATTGGGACGCAATGTTATTGGTGACTATGCAGGACGACAAGATTTAATTCAAACGGATGCGTCCATCAATCGTGGTAACTCAGGTGGGGCGCTCATTAATTCACTCGGTGAGCTGATTGCTATTAATACCCTAAGCATTGGGAAAAATACCCAAGATCTCGCTGAAGGTTTAAACTTTGCCATCCCTATTCAATTAGCAACCCGCATTATGCGTGACATCATTAAAGATGGGCGTGTTATTCGTGGTTATTTAGGCGTACAAAGTAATATTTTATTCAATAACGGAACAGGAAAAGAAAGTGAAGGTGTACTTGTCACCGCTATTGCTCCACAAAGTCCAGCAGCCGTTGCGGATATTATGCCAAATGATGTAATTTTAAAATATGGTAAAACTGACATCACGTCGCCAGCTCAATTGATGCGACTTGTTATTGATACTCGACCAAATACAACAGTAAACATTCAAATTCGACGTTTGGGCAAAGTTTTAGACCTCCCTGTGATGATTGGTGAATTAAATACTGACAATGGTTAA
- the ribD gene encoding bifunctional diaminohydroxyphosphoribosylaminopyrimidine deaminase/5-amino-6-(5-phosphoribosylamino)uracil reductase RibD, with translation MPTTSQFSKEDQQFMQLALELAKQGIYTTSPNPRVGCVLVKNGEIVGKGFHAKAGKGHAEVMALKDAGENAKGATAYVTLEPCSHYGRTPPCALGLINAGVSRVVAAMQDPNPQVAGRGLKMLADAGIETQVGLLSEQAELLNRPFLMRMRQNRPFVQLKMAISLDGRTAMASGESKWISNEQSRADVQKLRAASCAILSTSATVLHDDPRLNVRYEQFPDDLKAQYPQEKLRQPVRIILDNHHKVRPTARLFECDAPVWLISSTPRDLADYPANCDQIIVPNHDFIDLPALLRILAERQINALWLEAGATLAGAFIENKLVDELIVYLAPKILGDKARGFCKLPHLTHLADASNWECKQIETFGSDIKLTYYPK, from the coding sequence ATGCCAACAACATCACAATTCTCCAAAGAAGATCAACAATTTATGCAACTTGCACTCGAACTCGCCAAGCAAGGAATTTATACCACATCCCCAAATCCGCGAGTAGGTTGTGTTTTAGTCAAAAATGGTGAAATTGTGGGAAAAGGTTTCCATGCTAAAGCAGGTAAAGGACATGCAGAGGTCATGGCATTAAAAGATGCAGGCGAAAATGCCAAAGGTGCCACAGCGTATGTCACGCTTGAGCCTTGCTCGCATTATGGGCGTACCCCTCCTTGTGCACTTGGGCTTATTAATGCTGGTGTAAGTCGTGTTGTCGCGGCCATGCAAGATCCTAATCCTCAAGTAGCAGGACGAGGTTTAAAAATGCTCGCAGATGCGGGTATTGAAACGCAGGTGGGGTTACTATCCGAACAAGCAGAGCTGCTCAACCGTCCTTTCTTAATGCGAATGCGCCAAAACCGCCCATTCGTACAATTAAAAATGGCAATTAGCTTAGATGGCCGTACAGCAATGGCAAGTGGTGAAAGCAAATGGATCTCCAATGAGCAATCCCGTGCCGATGTCCAAAAACTAAGAGCGGCAAGCTGTGCTATTTTATCTACGAGTGCAACCGTATTACACGATGATCCTCGCCTGAACGTTCGCTATGAGCAGTTTCCCGATGATTTAAAAGCCCAATATCCACAAGAAAAATTGCGTCAACCTGTCCGTATTATTTTAGATAATCATCATAAAGTGCGCCCAACGGCACGCCTTTTTGAATGTGATGCACCCGTCTGGTTAATCAGTTCAACCCCCCGTGATTTAGCTGATTATCCCGCGAATTGCGATCAAATCATCGTGCCGAATCATGATTTTATTGATCTTCCTGCCCTACTTCGTATTCTTGCAGAACGCCAAATCAATGCTCTATGGCTGGAAGCAGGCGCAACACTTGCTGGTGCTTTTATTGAAAATAAACTCGTTGATGAATTAATCGTTTACCTTGCACCCAAAATTCTCGGTGATAAGGCGCGTGGATTTTGTAAATTACCTCATTTAACTCATCTTGCAGACGCATCAAATTGGGAATGTAAACAAATAGAAACGTTTGGCAGTGACATTAAATTAACGTATTATCCGAAGTAA
- the tehB gene encoding SAM-dependent methyltransferase TehB, protein MSSDLICYKKMPEWTATTLPEGFQTKHNTQAGTWAKLTIFSGELRFYLLDDDGNVLSEHVYDKEHQPPMLEPQVWHKVKPESSDLRCQLSFYCDKSVFYTKKYALTATHSEVVAASKIIAPCKTLDLGCGRGRNSLYLDSLGFNVTSCDQNQLSIDFLRNVIKEEKLNINTYVYDINNADIQENYDFILSTVVMMFLNRDRLPMIINNMQEHTNVGGYNLIVVALDAKDYPCTIGFSSPFQSQELANYYKDWELIKYNEDIGELHRTDANGNRIKLRFATMLAKKIK, encoded by the coding sequence ATGTCATCAGATCTTATTTGTTATAAAAAAATGCCAGAATGGACAGCAACTACTCTGCCAGAAGGCTTTCAAACTAAACATAATACTCAGGCGGGGACTTGGGCAAAATTAACGATATTTTCAGGTGAACTACGTTTTTATTTATTAGATGATGATGGCAATGTATTAAGCGAACACGTTTATGACAAAGAACATCAACCACCAATGCTTGAACCACAAGTTTGGCATAAAGTGAAACCAGAAAGTTCGGATCTTCGTTGCCAATTATCATTTTATTGTGATAAGTCCGTGTTTTATACTAAAAAATATGCGTTAACTGCAACCCATTCCGAAGTGGTAGCAGCAAGTAAAATTATTGCACCTTGTAAAACATTGGACTTAGGTTGTGGGCGTGGACGTAATTCGCTTTATTTAGATTCATTAGGATTTAATGTTACATCTTGCGATCAAAATCAATTAAGTATTGATTTTTTACGTAATGTAATTAAAGAAGAAAAACTAAATATTAATACTTATGTTTATGATATTAATAATGCGGATATTCAAGAAAATTATGATTTTATTCTATCAACAGTCGTAATGATGTTCTTAAATCGTGATCGTTTACCAATGATTATTAATAATATGCAAGAACATACGAATGTGGGAGGTTATAATTTAATTGTTGTTGCGCTAGATGCGAAAGATTATCCTTGCACAATTGGTTTTTCTTCTCCTTTCCAAAGTCAAGAATTAGCGAATTATTATAAAGATTGGGAATTAATTAAATACAATGAAGATATTGGTGAATTGCATCGTACAGATGCGAATGGTAATCGTATCAAATTACGTTTTGCAACAATGTTAGCGAAGAAAATAAAATAA
- the miaA gene encoding tRNA (adenosine(37)-N6)-dimethylallyltransferase MiaA, producing the protein MNKPLGIFLMGPTAAGKTDLAIDLYKHLPVEIISVDSALIYKDMDIGTAKPTAAELAQAPHRLIDIKDPAQTYSAADFRQDALNEMHEITQQGKIPLLVGGTMLYYKSLLEGLSPLPSADENIRAEIEHEAEKFGWQHLHQKLAEIDPVSAKRINPNDSQRINRALEVFYISGKTLTELSQQKGEELPYNILQFAISPPERHILHDRIEKRFHKMIDLGFQAEVEKLYQRGDLHENLPSIRCVGYRQMWEYLRGDYNHDEMVFRGICATRQLAKRQITWLRGWNTPLTWLDSNHPDIARNIIAQKIEYLNL; encoded by the coding sequence ATGAACAAACCTTTAGGTATCTTCCTTATGGGACCAACTGCGGCAGGAAAAACTGATCTCGCAATTGATCTCTATAAACATTTACCCGTAGAAATTATCAGTGTTGATTCTGCTTTAATTTATAAAGACATGGATATCGGGACAGCAAAACCGACCGCTGCAGAATTAGCACAAGCGCCACACCGCCTCATTGACATCAAAGATCCCGCACAAACTTATTCAGCGGCCGATTTCCGTCAGGATGCATTAAATGAGATGCATGAGATTACCCAACAAGGAAAAATTCCTCTACTTGTCGGAGGAACCATGCTGTATTACAAAAGTTTATTAGAAGGACTTTCTCCGCTCCCCTCTGCTGATGAAAATATTCGTGCTGAAATTGAACATGAAGCAGAAAAATTTGGTTGGCAACATCTTCATCAAAAATTGGCAGAAATTGATCCTGTATCTGCTAAACGCATTAATCCAAATGATAGCCAACGTATCAATCGTGCGCTTGAAGTCTTCTATATTAGCGGTAAAACACTTACAGAACTTAGCCAACAAAAAGGCGAAGAATTACCATACAATATTCTACAGTTCGCAATTTCACCGCCAGAGCGCCATATTTTACATGACCGCATAGAAAAACGTTTTCATAAAATGATTGATCTAGGTTTTCAGGCAGAAGTAGAAAAACTTTATCAACGTGGAGATTTACATGAAAATTTACCTTCCATCCGTTGTGTAGGCTATCGTCAAATGTGGGAATATTTACGTGGTGATTATAATCATGATGAAATGGTATTCCGTGGAATTTGTGCAACCAGACAATTAGCAAAACGCCAAATTACTTGGCTAAGAGGTTGGAATACACCACTTACTTGGCTAGACAGTAATCACCCAGATATTGCTCGTAATATTATTGCGCAAAAAATAGAATATTTAAATTTATAA
- the trpR gene encoding trp operon repressor, producing MYISKDLATWQTLLDFVERASHEGKLSETLTLLLTPDERDTLSLRLQIITKLLEKNASQREIQQELKTSVATITRGSNMIKSMPPEFLEWVRETLRK from the coding sequence ATGTATATTAGTAAAGATTTAGCCACTTGGCAGACATTATTAGATTTTGTAGAGCGTGCTAGTCACGAAGGTAAGTTAAGCGAAACATTGACGTTATTATTGACGCCAGATGAACGGGATACATTGAGCTTACGTTTACAGATTATTACAAAATTATTAGAAAAGAATGCTTCACAACGAGAAATTCAACAAGAATTAAAAACTAGTGTAGCGACGATTACACGTGGATCAAATATGATAAAAAGTATGCCACCTGAATTTTTAGAGTGGGTAAGAGAAACATTAAGAAAATAA
- the sfsA gene encoding DNA/RNA nuclease SfsA, producing MQFPSLKSAKLIHRYKRFMADVELPNGSQLTLHCANTGKMTGCADPGDTIWYSDSHSTTREYPCSWELTQLNNGDLVCINTQRANALAIEAIHNHLVPELDSYEHIVTNVKSGIENSRIDVLLTNGPQPDCYMQVKSVTLVNNHTGMFPDTETTRDQKHLRELIELHEKGYRAIVFFCGLHEGIESFEPSIQNDPEYSSLLMEAMAKGVEVYAYACKFMRDGQYPTGMQLTHTVPVINNYKNK from the coding sequence ATGCAATTTCCTTCACTTAAATCAGCAAAGCTTATCCACCGCTACAAACGATTTATGGCAGATGTTGAGCTACCTAATGGCTCTCAACTGACACTACACTGCGCCAACACGGGGAAAATGACAGGTTGCGCCGATCCTGGAGATACAATTTGGTATTCAGATTCACATAGTACAACGCGTGAATATCCTTGTTCTTGGGAATTAACACAACTAAATAATGGTGACTTAGTCTGCATCAATACGCAACGTGCAAATGCTTTGGCTATTGAAGCGATTCATAATCATTTAGTGCCAGAATTAGATAGCTATGAACATATTGTTACAAATGTCAAATCAGGAATAGAAAACAGTCGAATTGATGTACTATTAACTAACGGTCCCCAACCCGATTGTTATATGCAAGTAAAGTCTGTCACCTTAGTGAACAACCATACAGGTATGTTTCCTGATACAGAAACAACTCGTGATCAAAAACATCTCCGTGAACTGATTGAATTACATGAAAAGGGTTATCGTGCAATTGTTTTTTTCTGCGGTTTACATGAAGGGATTGAAAGTTTTGAGCCATCTATACAAAACGATCCTGAGTATTCTTCTCTTTTAATGGAAGCTATGGCAAAAGGTGTTGAGGTTTATGCTTACGCTTGTAAATTTATGCGTGATGGTCAATACCCAACAGGTATGCAACTCACTCATACCGTCCCTGTTATAAATAATTACAAAAATAAATGA